One Psychrobacillus glaciei genomic region harbors:
- a CDS encoding nucleic acid-binding protein, translating into MSKVCNQCQSEMTEGCDVLVEGVMYGIKVKKRRRGLFKSISAKPKAAVCPNCGYVALYINNYEEFSD; encoded by the coding sequence TAAAGTATGTAACCAATGCCAATCAGAAATGACTGAAGGCTGTGATGTATTAGTAGAAGGTGTCATGTACGGGATAAAAGTAAAGAAAAGAAGAAGAGGATTGTTTAAGAGTATATCTGCCAAACCCAAAGCAGCTGTTTGCCCAAACTGTGGTTATGTTGCACTGTATATTAATAATTATGAAGAGTTTTCCGATTGA
- a CDS encoding HAD family hydrolase, which yields MKAIIFDFDGTLANTLPICYYSFQSVFKEFDNRDLSNEDIKAMFGPSETGIIKENLIHLNKEQAIEMYYEKYLENHLQLVKQNHEMDELLKYIKNSGLKLAIVTGKAKRSLDISLRALQMEDLFEVLVTGDDVIDPKPHPEGVIKALSFLNVQKEDVIFIGDSEADIVAGLQAEVVTIGVQWLEDYQTVEFTTQPNQVFKEINDFKQFLQESILQTKR from the coding sequence ATGAAAGCAATTATTTTTGACTTTGATGGAACTCTTGCCAACACTTTACCGATTTGTTATTACTCTTTTCAAAGCGTATTTAAAGAGTTTGACAACAGAGACCTTTCAAATGAAGATATTAAAGCTATGTTTGGTCCGTCTGAGACAGGAATTATTAAAGAAAATCTTATTCATTTGAACAAAGAGCAAGCAATTGAGATGTATTATGAAAAGTACTTAGAAAATCATCTGCAATTGGTTAAACAAAATCATGAAATGGATGAATTGTTAAAATATATAAAAAATTCGGGATTAAAGCTTGCTATTGTCACGGGAAAAGCAAAGAGAAGCTTAGATATTTCGTTAAGAGCACTTCAAATGGAAGACTTGTTTGAGGTACTAGTAACTGGGGATGATGTGATAGATCCGAAACCTCATCCAGAGGGAGTTATTAAGGCGTTATCATTCTTAAATGTCCAAAAAGAGGATGTGATATTCATAGGGGACAGCGAGGCAGATATAGTAGCGGGTTTGCAAGCTGAAGTTGTTACAATTGGCGTACAATGGTTAGAGGATTATCAAACTGTTGAATTTACTACACAGCCTAATCAAGTATTTAAAGAAATTAATGATTTCAAACAATTTTTACAAGAAAGTATACTTCAAACTAAGCGATGA
- a CDS encoding HD domain-containing protein — protein sequence MKYILDRAYARELLDYANQLNPGPWYKHSLNVAKAAEFIVYELTKNGHSLDCDIAYNAGLLHDIGRYKGFTRSVIHSYDGYKFLDELGYKGNAMICVTHSFPCENKNIETAADWTIVPPYMKDKLVDVLNGNSNYDLYNKVITLCDALADESGFTTLEKRFISVGMRHGTDVNTAIRWKGFYEIKKEIESLIHKSIYKLFPTIEQSIYTDVEY from the coding sequence ATGAAATATATTCTAGATCGAGCTTATGCCAGAGAATTACTTGATTATGCTAACCAACTTAATCCAGGTCCATGGTATAAACACTCACTTAATGTTGCAAAAGCAGCTGAATTTATTGTTTATGAACTGACAAAAAATGGTCATAGTCTAGATTGTGATATTGCTTATAATGCTGGATTACTTCACGATATTGGTAGGTATAAAGGGTTTACTAGATCAGTTATCCACTCCTATGATGGTTATAAGTTCTTGGACGAACTTGGTTATAAAGGAAATGCAATGATATGCGTTACACACTCATTTCCTTGTGAAAATAAAAATATTGAAACAGCTGCTGATTGGACAATTGTCCCACCATATATGAAAGATAAGTTAGTGGATGTTTTAAATGGGAATAGTAATTATGATTTATACAATAAAGTAATTACCCTATGCGATGCTTTAGCGGATGAAAGTGGATTTACAACCCTTGAGAAACGTTTCATTTCAGTTGGTATGAGGCATGGTACAGACGTTAATACCGCCATCCGTTGGAAAGGTTTTTACGAGATTAAAAAAGAGATAGAGTCGTTAATCCATAAAAGTATATATAAGCTCTTTCCAACTATAGAACAGTCTATTTATACTGATGTGGAGTACTAA